The Sabethes cyaneus chromosome 3, idSabCyanKW18_F2, whole genome shotgun sequence DNA window taggctatgtcagatttttttcttgtttgttcaGATTGTTTCCAAAGAGTAGGAAAAACTCCACTTGTTGAAAATCACGGTAAGCGTTTTCGACATCTCGGAACAACACTTTTTCAAGATTACAGACTCTTTAGGCTCTTTCCGTTTTAAATAGTTTATAAAGATCCGACCACTGGAAATGGATGAAAAATTAACATGCTCGAcgcaataaaacgccgctcctgtaaaaataTGTTTCCAAACTTTAAGTACCTTTTACTCGGAAACTAAgcttgtattgccacaaactaTTTTTGTGTTGTTAATAGAAGTTTAAAGCAgagttttataacttttgaattttgtatTATTAAACACAACCAGTGAAAAAATAGAagaatgcaaaattttgttacaaaaaaaatttcgccGGCCTTATCTCCTTGATAAATACGGCTAGGCAAATTGCGCCGATTGTCGACTTAgcgcattttattttaatatagtCTAGATACCAGTTGTAAAATTAATCTTTCGCAATCAACTAGCTTTTGATTTGACGACCATCCTTAAATTGAATTCTCAGAAAAAAAGCTCTCTTTTGCATTGGTTCTATGCCCTAAAGGCTACTTAAAAATTATACACTTACTTCTCACCGTGAAACATCAAAAGCTCCGGAATCTTTTCCTCTGCAGTTACGCATTCCAACGAATCGTATACGATAGAACCGGTATTAAGAAAGGAGGAAATCGCGAAGACTCCGAGTAAATCACGATTCAAATGATATGCCGTATGCAGTGATAGTGCTCCACCCATCGAGAATCCTCCTGAAACAGATTGACATCAGTGATCAGCCTGAATCACATTCGAAGGAACATAAAAACAACTCACCAACAATTATCCTATTGGCCGGTATGCCCTGAGCCATCTCCCTCAGCAGCATCTCATTCACCGTATCGTAGATCGAAGCCAGTGACGTTCGGATCTCCGGAGCGTCCATTTCGATTCGTTTGCGGTTGAACCAAACATTAGAATTTTCCCCACCAGCCGGTGTGTAAGGCTGTACCGGTGCCGTGGGAACTATCACCTTTATGTGCGGGAACTCCAGGTTCCTTCCCAGCAGGAAACGATTCCATTCAACCAGCCCGTTTCCGGAGTCACCTGTGTGTAAAACCAGCAGTCATCACTGGTAATCGGTATCAGTGACAAATCGACACACACCAACCACCAACAAATAGCGAAAGGTTTAGGGGTTAAAGGTTCCTAAGAAATTTACATAATCGTTCGCTGCTGCTGAAAATATGTCGGTACTTCAATTGAGGGAATGATTTACAAACCTGACCCATGGAAGAAAATCAGCGTGCCGACATGTTTTTTGCCCGTTGGATTGAATACCTTCTCGATCAGTCTCATCTTGTGCTGTCTGTTGTGTTATCAGTTgccgaaaaaaatatgaaatgaaaatgtTCCGAAAGCTCAACTCTCTGTACCGACCGAGTGGAAATATACGACTGCGAAATGCAAAGTGAACTGTGAATGAAATAAAAAGGTTCGTGTTAAAGACGTATGTGTATGCTATTTACGAATCTACTGAGGAAAACACAAACGCGATGACAGCGAAACATGTGCCGCGAGCGACGCGAGGGTCGAGTTAAAATCATACGGGGCTAGATGTGCCACCGTGAGTTTGCAAATATTATATTTGCAATTAAACTTCAGAGCATCTGTTACACTTTAGGATGCATTatatttgcattatttttgGTAATTTCTTAAGTGAACTATATTACCCCCCTAACCCCTTATTTACTAGCATATTAGAGAGGGAGAGCCAAGGCACTCGCGGTCAACTTAGAACGCGCCATCCTGAAAATCACGTTTTTTGCCATCTTGAAGACAATCGTCAAAGAACATTCCTATCCAACGACTAGGTGGTGGCCAAGGACCGTAAGCATAAAGCATGCAAGTTTGTTAgtaacaaattattttttttatctcatttagaTTCTGCTACAAAACTGGACTTGTTTCCGCGGCAAAAAATCCTCAAGAGATATTGAAAATGAACATGTGAAGACAATCATTGTGCTGGCTTTACAGGCCAACTTTTGTATCGATAAACTGGAACTATATAATTAATCCCTGTTTACTTAGTACTTACCAAAAAACACAGAAGACAACCAAAACCAAACCGATGAACTGAGAAGAAACAAAACTAATTCCAATAATTCTGTTAACAGCCTAGCGGTCAACATGAGCTTCGAACCAAGAGTCTAATCTTTTCCAACCATTGACTAGGAATTACTATACTATAGTAAATTTTACTATCATTGTTTAATAACTAACTAATAGaaggtttttctttcgcttttgtattATAACTGAAGAAACAACTCTgattttgttccaaaacttacaACTTACACTGTCGGTCCAATTGGCAATTTATTGAACGTTTATATCCAACGATAGTAACAAAATGTTACGTTAGTTAcgggaatttttcaaaattatcgtacagttTTGGGCCCAGCATTTTATGTAAGTACACATGTACAACGAGCATGGATTTTGATGAACTTATGAACGAAAAAAATTTCTAATGGATTCAAGAATTCATTCCtgttttcacaaaaaaaataatgcatATATTTCTGGTTTTTATGAACATAGctaatttaacaaaattgaagagatctttatatcttaatttatatcttaattttcgtaattaccggCTCTTCAAGAAGTtttccgaatatccaggttacttgcatataactggtgcttacatacttacattaccCATCAAACTCCTCCCATCTACTAagaacaattcctttcccgaaatacttgtgaagatgcagaggattccctgatctttagtagcaacaagtattggactaacattccttcccatcccaccaggacccgcattcggacgtggcaggcgtcggtattgatcagtatgcagggacctgataaagatgcacaatgaggaatagcatgctgtcccaagtagggtaatttgggggaatttggacaccctaagcaaatcacctattatcccaaaatctatgcatcaacactcaaaaaagttgaatcgtatactgagatctacttgttttctgtttaccagcggagtttaacaattgtatctagcttagttttgctaaaataggttaaaataaaaataatgattttttggcatcaaaattttgtttggggtgatgtggacacccactggggtgaaatggacaatgtgTAAAAAAACGATTGTTTTTAACGAAATAACATACTGAGGCTCATAGCAGATAACTTAGGAACACATTTTAACTGGTAATAGTGTTTTAAGCTCAATTCCGTCTTTCTGAGTGGAAGATCCAGTTCATAAGTTATACCAATATCACTTTGGTTTTTTCGCAAGTAAACAAAACCTTGCTTCGAAGAATCTAGATCTTATTTAAAGTCTTATTGGACATTTGTTACATGCAAGTTCTCCTGCATTAGTTCCTGGTGACTCAGAGAGGGTGGTCAAACCTAAAGCTGAAGATATAATGACAGTTCGACATATCGATGGGGATAAAATAGTTACGATAACAAAATGAATGTGATATTGCATTTTGCAAAACCATAGACATCCAGGGATTAGCCCCGAGTGcctcaaaaatcacaaatttcaATATGAATCTGAGTATGAGGGAAAATGACCAGAGAAATATTTCGTTCAGTTAGTTCTCAAACACATCGAAACCCGATTATTAAAATCCCTAACTATTGCTGCGAATGTTCCCTTTGGCGATTGGCAAATACTCTCAAATACTCAAAATCCATTCTTGATTGTCTATAATGATGTTTTCGGTGGGTTGTTGTTTTAACATCACATGCACATCTTTTTTGTACCTTAATGGTATCTATAATTAATGAGACCGGAgaaatggtttaaaatcaaCTGGACCATTTCACCCCAAAAAAACTGTCCGTTTCACCCCACACAGCAtgcaacaatatgagtttaaaaaattggatttatttttatacaatctagctataattttctatcaaacagtttctcttatgtagccaaacagaactgcactgcacaataatttgaaaagtCTGTTAAATCACTGGAAAAACCCTAAAACCTAGAGCATCAAAATTACATTTGGTGTCGTTTtaggcagttgttttgtttacatttacatttggcaacacctgtcaaagctaagcccaatttttttacgttaataATAGTGTAAGAAGATGAGGAAGAAGTTGAGAATTATGTGAATGTAGAGAAAATGCTACTTTCCGAGATAAAGCAcctgtccattttaccccaggtgtccaaatcaccccaaacgaccctatgctttttccagccatcattttacaattttcatcggtcctgctcactaacggagtagcagcagctgctagcacacgggcggtatcctatgcttatgcttatgcttaatacGACTGTTTATATCAATCCTTTctgtgaatttttgttttaattttatctttattttaatgcttactATAATGCTAGTTTATGGCCCCATTTAATCCTTAGTTGGTTTTCTGAAACTTCTGGGTATCCTGAGAGTTCTGCATAGTCTGGGTCTTATGATTCTTCTGGGTCTTTTGGATCTACTGGGCCTACAAATTCTTCTGGATATTCTGGGGTCTCTAGATCTTATATTCTGCGTATTCTGGGTCTAATGGGTTTTCCGGGTATTTTGGTATTCTGGGTGCAAGGTATTCTAGATTTTATGATTCTTCTAGATCTTATGTGTTTTCTGGATGTGCCAGGTCTTCCGGTCTCTGATCTTCGAGTCTTCTGGGTCTTCTGGGCCTTCCAATCCTTCTAGTTCTTCAAATTGTTCTGTATCTTTCGTGTCTCCTgagttttttgagttttatgtGTCTTCTGGATCTTCTATCTTCTGTATCTTGTGAGTTCGAGGTCTTCTGCGTTTTTTGTGTCTTCTGCATCTTCtgggttttcttttttatttacataTATATATCAACAGACACAGTTGCCCTAATGATAAAAGAGTCgtcttaatattaaaataatttttgtgcgTTGCACGTTACGGGACAAATGATAGTCGAAAACGGCTGACACtcttttgaaaactttttgcaAGCCTATAATCGCACTGTTGGCACCATAGTTTGTTCGTCGGAGCGGTAGACGTAGTGTTGGAACCATCCCTAAAGTTCTGGAGGGGGCGTTTATGTTTATCAACTGGAGGATGTCTGGGCAGTCGATACGGGCTGTTAAAACGTCTGCGACAGTCATTGCACGAGAGGTATCGCGGCGAAGCTGGAGTGTGTCGAGTCGAAGAAGTTGACAACGTTCCTCATAAGGAGTGACCTGCATAGGTTGTCTCCAAGGTAGAAGGCGTAGAGCATAGCGAACGAATCTACGTTGGATATTTTCGATCCGTAAGACAGCGTTGTTGTAGTGTGGATTCCACACCGACGAGCAGTATTCGAGAGGAGATCGCACTAATGAGCAGTATAAGGCGGTAAGGCATTGTATGTCTCGGAATTCTCTTGTCATGCGAATAATTAGACCGAGCATTCTAGAGGCTCTAGACACAATGAATGACAGTTGCTGTTTATAGGTGAGATGGCAGTCCAGTATTACGCCTAGGTCCTTCACGTGATCGACTCGTGGGATCGGGGTTGAATCAAGCCTGTAATCAAAGTTCAGCGGCTGCCGTTTCCTGGTAAACGTCACTACTGAGCATTTTGATGGGTTGAGTAGCATGCGGTTTAGATCTTATCTGGCTGTTCTGGGGTTTCTGGATCTTCACGGTCTTAACCATAAAGCGACAAAGGCATCTGCTTCTCATAACGACCAAGTACTTTTGGTTTCTGTTCAATCATTTGCTCTGCCT harbors:
- the LOC128742988 gene encoding lysophospholipase-like protein 1; the protein is MRLIEKVFNPTGKKHVGTLIFFHGSGDSGNGLVEWNRFLLGRNLEFPHIKVIVPTAPVQPYTPAGGENSNVWFNRKRIEMDAPEIRTSLASIYDTVNEMLLREMAQGIPANRIIVGGFSMGGALSLHTAYHLNRDLLGVFAISSFLNTGSIVYDSLECVTAEEKIPELLMFHGEKDELVPIEWGQTTFNELTKLGVRGKFVPHRSAYHEIKKDQLEQVIEWVNKLIPEPREDTPPEPERSVPATKKKGKL